A portion of the Maylandia zebra isolate NMK-2024a linkage group LG9, Mzebra_GT3a, whole genome shotgun sequence genome contains these proteins:
- the LOC101463895 gene encoding myosin-6-like — MSSDAIMAEFGSAASFLRKSEKERLEAQTRPFDMKKFCFVPDPEVEYVKASVMSRDGDKVTVETEFGKTVTHKEADIHPQNPPKFDKIEDMAMFTFLHEPAVLFNLKERYAAWMIYTYSGLFCVTVNPYKWLPVYDKSVVAAYRGKKRSEAPPHIYSISDNAYQYMLADRENQSILITGESGAGKTVNTKRVIQYFASIAAVSGKKDEKQEKKGTLEDQIIQANPALEAFGNAKTIRNDNSSRFGKFIRIHFGVSGKLSSADIETYLLEKSRVTYQLKAERDYHIFYQILSQQKPELLEMLLITNNPYDYAYISQGETTVASINDSEELMATDEAFDVLGFTQEEKNGIYKLTGAIMHYGNMKFKQKQREEQAEPDGTEDVDKAAYLMGLNSADLIKGLCHPRVKVGNEWVTKGQSVQQVYYSIGALAKSVYEKMFLWMVVRINQSLDTKQPRQYFIGVLDIAGFEIFDFNTFEQLCINYTNEKLQQFFNHHMFVLEQEEYKKEGIVWEFIDFGMDLAACIELIEKPMGIMSILEEECMFPKASDSTFKAKLYDNHLGKSPNFQKPRVIKGKAEAHFSLIHYAGTVDYNITNWLEKNKDPLNETVVGLYQKSTLKLLSMLFMGYAGAESTQDGGGKGKGGKKKGSSFQTVSALHRENLNKLMTNLRSTHPHFVRCIIPNETKTPGAMENPLVMHQLRCNGVLEGIRICRKGFPNRIQYGDFKQRYRILNPSAIPEGQFIDNKKASEKLLGSLDIDHEQYKLGHTKVFFKAGLLGVLEEMRDDRLALIITGIQARSRGLLARIEFQKIVERRDALLVIQWNIRAFMGVKNWPWMKMFFKIKPLLKSAETEKEMANMKEEFTKLKEAYAKSEARKKELEEKMVTLLQEKNDLQLQVQSEQDNLSDAEERCEGLIKSKIQLEAKVKELTERLEDEEEMNAELTAKKRKLEDECSELKKDIDDLELTLSKVEKEKHATENKVKNLTEEMAALDEIIAKLTKEKKALQEAHQQTLDDLQSEEDKVNSLTKAKVKLEQQVDDLEGSLEQEKKVRMDLERAKRKLEGDLKLTQENIMDLENDKQQLEEKLKKKDFEISQHLSKIEDEQAMSAQLQKKLKELQARIEELEEELEAERAARAKVEKQRADLARELEEISERLEEAGGATAAQIEVNKKREAEFQKMRRDLEEATLHHEATAAALRKKNADSVADLGEQIDNLQRVKQKLEKEKSELKLELDDVVSNMEQLAKAKSNLEKMCRTLEDQVSEYKTKSEEAQRSINDFTMQKAKFQTENGELTRQLEEKNSLVSQLTRAKLSYTQQIEDLKRQLEEEVKAKNALAHAVQSARHDCDLLREQFEEEQEAKAELQRSMSKANSEVAQWRTKYETDAIQRTEELEEAKKKLAQRLQDAEEAVEAANAKCSSLEKTKHRLQGEIEDLMVDVERSNAAAAALDKKQRNFDKVLAEWKQKYEESQAELEGAQKDARSLSTELFKLKNSYEEALEHLETMKRENKNLQEEISDLTEQLGEGGKNIHELEKIRKQLEQEKAEIHTALEEAEGTLEHEEGKILRAQLEFNQMKADMERKLTEKDEEMEQAKRNHQRVTDTLQSSLEAEIRSRNEALRLKKKMEGDLNEMEIQLSQANRQAAEAQKQLKGVHAHLKDSQLQLDEALRANDDLKENIAIVERRNNLMQAELDELRALVEQTERGRKLAEQELLDVSERVQLLHSQNTSLLNQKKKLESDTAQLQNEVEEAVQECRNAEEKAKKAVTDAAMMAEELKKEQDTSAHLERMKKNMEQTIKDLQHRLDEAEQIAMKGGKKQVQKLESRVRELENELEIEQRKSSDSVKGIRKYERRIKELTYQTEEDKKNLNRLQDLVDKLQLKVKSYKRAAEEAEEQSNANLSKLRKLQHELEEAGERADIAESQVNKLRAKSRDSGAKKGEE, encoded by the exons ATGTCAAGTGACGCCATCATGGCGGAGTTTGGGTCGGCAGCTTCCTTCCTGAGAAAGTCGGAGAAGGAGCGTTTGGAAGCTCAGACCAGACCTTTCGACAtgaaaaagttttgttttgtacCCGACCCCGAGGTGGAGTACGTCAAAGCCTCAGTCATGAGCAGGGACGGTGACAAAGTTACCGTTGAAACTGAGTTTGGAAAG ACCGTCACCCATAAGGAGGCAGATATCCATCCTCAGAACCCGCCAAAGTTCGATAAGATTGAGGACATGGCGATGTTCACCTTCCTCCATGAACCTGCTGTGCTGTTTAACCTCAAAGAGCGTTACGCAGCGTGGATGATCTAC ACCTACTCAGGACTGTTCTGTGTAACTGTCAACCCCTACAAGTGGCTGCCAGTGTACGATAAGTCGGTGGTCGCTGCctacagaggaaagaagaggagtGAAGCTCCTCCTCACATCTACTCCATCTCTGACAATGCCTACCAGTATATGCTTGCTG ACAGAGAAAACCAGTCAATCCTTATCAC TGGAGAATCTGGTGCAGGAAAGACTGTGAACACCAAGAGAGTCATCCAGTACTTTGCCAGCATTGCAGCGGTTTCTGGCAAGAAGgatgaaaaacaggagaaaaag GGCACCCTGGAGGATCAGATCATCCAGGCCAATCCTGCTCTGGAGGCGTTTGGAAATGCCAAGACCATCAGGAATGACAACTCCTCCAGATTT GGTAAATTTATTCGAATCCACTTCGGAGTCAGTGGAAAATTGTCTTCTGCTGACATTGAGACAT atTTGCTGGAGAAGTCTCGTGTCACCTATCAGCTCAAGGCTGAGCGGGACTATCACATCTTCTACCAGATTCTGTCCCAGCAGAAACCAGAGCTGCTGG AAATGCTGTTGATCACCAACAACCCCTATGACTACGCCTACATCTCCCAAGGAGAAACAACCGTAGCTTCTATCAATGATTCTGAAGAGCTGATGGCTACTGAT GAAGCTTTTGATGTCCTGGGCTTCACCCAAGAGGAGAAGAATGGCATTTACAAGCTGACCGGTGCCATCATGCATTATGGAAACATGAAATTCAAACAGAAGCAGCGAGAAGAACAAGCGGAGCCTGATGGCACTGAGG ATGTCGACAAAGCGGCATATCTTATGGGCCTAAACTCTGCTGACCTCATCAAGGGGCTGTGCCACCCAAGAGTTAAAGTAGGCAACGAGTGGGTCACCAAAGGTCAAAGTGTGCAGCAG gtgtACTACTCTATCGGTGCTCTGGCCAAGTCAGTGTACGAGAAAATGTTCTTGTGGATGGTGGTGAGAATCAATCAATCTCTGGATACCAAACAACCTCGTCAGTACTTCATTGGTGTGCTTGATATTGCTGGATTTGAGATCTTTGAT TTCAACACCTTCGAGCAGCTTTGCATCAACTACACCAatgagaagctgcagcagtTCTTCAACCATCACATGTTTGTACTGGAGCAAGAAGAGTACAAGAAAGAGGGCATCGTTTGGGAGTTCATTGACTTTGGCATGGACTTGGCAGCCTGCATTGAACTCATTGAAAAG CCCATGGGCATCATGTCCATCCTTGAAGAGGAGTGCATGTTCCCCAAAGCTTCAGATTCGACATTCAAAGCCAAGTTGTATGACAACCATCTGGGTAAAAGTCCCAACTTCCAGAAGCCCAGAGTTATTAAAGGAAAAGCAGAGGCTCATTTCTCTCTCATCCACTATGCTGGTACTGTTGACTACAACATCACTAACTGGCTGGAGAAGAACAAGGACCCGCTCAATGAGACCGTGGTTGGACTCTATCAGAAGTCCACTCTGAAGTTACTCTCAATGCTGTTCATGGGGTATGCGGGTGCAGAGTCCA CCCAAGATGGAGGAGGCAAGGGAAAGGGAGGAAAGAAGAAAGGTTCTTCCTTCCAGACTGTGTCTGCGCTGCACAGG GAGAATCTGAATAAACTCATGACCAACCTCAGGTCAACTCACCCTCATTTTGTGCGCTGCATCATCCCCAATGAGACCAAGACTCCTGGGGCGATGGAGAATCCTCTGGTCATGCACCAGCTACGCTGTAACGGTGTGCTGGAAGGGATCAGGATCTGCAGGAAGGGATTTCCCAACAGGATTCAGTATGGAGACTTCAAACAAAG ATATCGCATCTTGAACCCCAGTGCTATTCCTGAAGGGCAGTTCATTGACAACAAAAAAGCCTCAGAAAAACTTCTGGGGTCATTGGATATTGATCACGAGCAGTACAAGCTGGGGCACACGAAG GTGTTCTTCAAAGCTGGTCTGCTTGGTGTTCTTGAAGAGATGAGAGATGATCGCCTCGCTCTCATCATTACTGGAATTCAAGCAAGATCCAGAGGACTGCTCGCCAGGATTGAGTTCCAGAAAATTGTTGAGCGCAG GGATGCCTTACTCGTGATCCAGTGGAACATTCGTGCCTTCATGGGCGTCAAAAATTGGCCCTGGATGAAGATGTTCTTTAAGATTAAACCTCTGCTGAAATCAGCTGAGACTGAGAAGGAGATGGCAAACATGAAAGAGGAGTTTACAAAGCTCAAAGAGGCATATGCCAAATCTGAAGCCCGCAAGAAGGAGCTGGAGGAAAAAATGGTCACCCTTCTCCAAGAGAAGAATGACTTACAGCTCCAAGTCCAATCT GAGCAAGACAATCTTTCAGATGCTGAGGAGCGCTGTGAGGGTCTGATTAAGAGCAAGATTCAGCTTGAGGCTAAAGTCAAAGAGCTGACAGAGAGACTcgaggatgaagaggagatgAATGCAGAGCTAACTGCTAAGAAaaggaagctggaggatgagTGTTCAGAGCTTAAGAAGGACATTGATGATTTAGAGCTGACTCTGTCTAAAGTGGAAAAGGAAAAGCATGCCACTGAGAACAAG GTGAAAAATCTGACTGAAGAAATGGCAGCTTTGGATGAAATCATTGCTAAGCTGAccaaagagaagaaagctctTCAGGAGGCCCACCAGCAAACGCTGGATGACTTGCAGAGTGAGGAAGACAAAGTCAACTCTCTGACCAAGGCCAAAGTCAAGCTGGAGCAGCAAGTCGATGAC CTTGAAGGATCATTGGAACAAGAGAAGAAGGTGAGGATGGATTTAGAAAGAGCCAAGAGAAAACTGGAAGGGGACCTGAAGCTAACCCAAGAAAACATAATGGATCTGGAGAATGACAAGCAGCAGCTAGAGGAAAAACTCAAAAA GAAGGATTTTGAAATTAGTCAGCATCTCAGTAAAATTGAGGATGAGCAGGCAATGAGTGCTCAGCTCCAGAAGAAACTGAAGGAGTTACAG GCCCGCATTGAGGAGCTAGAGGAAGAACTGGAGGCAGAGCGAGCTGCCCGGGCCAAGGTGGAGAAACAGAGGGCTGACTTGGCCAGGGAGCTGGAGGAGATCAGCGAAAGGCTGGAGGAGGCTGGAGGAGCCACCGCTGCCCAGATCGAGGTGAACAAGAAGAGGGAGGCCGAGTTCCAGAAGATGCGCAGGGACCTTGAGGAGGCCACTCTGCACCATGAAGCCACTGCTGCCGCACTGAGAAAGAAGAATGCCGACAGCGTGGCTGATCTGGGTGAGCAGATCGACAACTTGCAAAGAGTCAAGCAGAAGCTGGAGAAAGAGAAGAGCGAGCTCAAACTGGAGCTGGATGACGTCGTCTCCAACATGGAGCAGCTTGCCAAAGCTAAA AGCAACCTGGAGAAAATGTGTCGCACTCTGGAGGATCAAGTGAGCGAATACAAGACAAAATCAGAGGAGGCCCAACGTTCCATCAATGACTTCACAATGCAAAAAGCAAAGTTTCAAACTGAAAATG GTGAGCTCACCAGGCAGCTGGAGGAGAAGAACTCTTTGGTGTCCCAGCTGACCAGAGCGAAGCTCTCATATACCCAGCAGATTGAAGACCTCAAGAGGCAGCTGGAGGAGGAAGTCAAG GCCAAGAATGCACTTGCCCATGCAGTGCAGTCTGCTCGCCATGACTGTGATTTGCTGAGGGAGCAGTTTGAGGAAGAGCAGGAAGCCAAAGCTGAGCTCCAACGCAGCATGTCCAAAGCCAACTCTGAGGTGGCTCAGTGGAGAACCAAGTATGAAACTGATGCCATCCAAAGGACAGAGGAGCTGGAAGAAGCAAA GAAAAAGCTAGCTCAACGGTTACAGGATGCTGAGGAAGCTGTGGAAGCTGCTAATGCAAAATGCTCCTCcctggagaaaaccaaacacaggctTCAGGGTGAAATCGAGGATCTGATGGTGGATGTGGAGAGAtctaatgctgctgctgctgctctggacAAGAAGCAAAGAAACTTTGACAAG GTCCTTGCTGAGTGGAAGCAGAAGTATGAGGAGTCTCAAGCTGAGCTGGAAGGTGCCCAGAAGGATGCTCGTTCTCTCAGCACTGAACTCTTCAAATTGAAGAACTCCTATGAAGAGGCTCTGGAACATCTGGAGACCATGAAACGAGAAAACAAGAATCTCCAAG AGGAAATTTCTGACCTGACTGAGCAACTTGGTGAGGGAGGAAAAAACATCCATGAGCTGGAGAAGATCCGCAAACAGCTGGAGCAAGAGAAGGCAGAGATACACACTGCTCTGGAGGAAGCTGAg GGTACCCTTGAGCATGAAGAGGGTAAGATCCTTCGAGCTCAGCTGGAGTTCAATCAAATGAAAGCTGACATGGAGCGCAAGCTGACGGAGAAGGACGAGGAGATGGAGCAGGCCAAGCGAAACCATCAGAGGGTGACGGACACTCTGCAGAGCTCGCTGGAGGCTGAGATTCGCAGCAGAAACGAGGCTCTTAGACTAAAGAAGAAGATGGAGGGGGATCTAAATGAGATGGAGATCCAACTGAGCCAGGCTAACAGGCAGGCAGCAGAGGCTCAGAAGCAGCTCAAGGGAGTCCACGCTCACCTGAAG GACTCACAGCTGcagctggatgaagctctccgtGCCAATGATGACCTGAAGGAGAACATTGCCATCGTGGAGAGACGTAACAACCTGATGCAGGCTGAGCTCGATGAGCTGAGGGCTTTGGTGGAGCAGACCGAACGGGGTCGGAAGCTGGCCGAGCAGGAGCTGCTGGATGTCAGCGAGCGAGTTCAGCTGCTGCACTCGCAG AACACCAGCCTCTTGAACCAAAAGAAGAAGCTGGAGAGTGACACAGCTCAGCTTCAGAATGAggtggaggaggctgtgcagGAATGCAGAAATGCTGAGGAGAAGGCAAAGAAGGCCGTTACTGATGCTGCCATGATGgcggaggagctgaagaaggagCAAGACACCAGTGCCCACCTGGAGCGTATGAAGAAAAACATGGAGCAAACCATCAAAGATCTGCAGCACCGCCTGGATGAGGCCGAGCAGATAGCTATGAAAGGTGGAAAGAAGCAGGTCCAGAAGCTGGAGTCCAGG GTGAGAGAGCTGGAAAATGAGTTGGAAATTGAGCAAAGGAAAAGCAGCGACTCTGTGAAGGGCATCCGGAAGTATGAGCGGCGCATCAAAGAGTTGACCTACCAG ACTGAGGAGGACAAGAAGAATCTGAACCGCCTGCAGGACCTGGTGGATAAACTGCAGCTGAAAGTGAAATCCTACAAGAGGGCTGCAGAGGAGGCT GAGGAGCAGTCCAATGCAAACCTTAGCAAGCTGCGCAAGTTGCAGCACGAGCTGGAGGAAGCAGGGGAGCGGGCCGACATAGCAGAGTCTCAGGTCAACAAGCTGAGAGCGAAGAGCCGTGACTCCGGAGCTAAG AAAGGAGAAGAGTAA